Proteins from a single region of candidate division TA06 bacterium:
- a CDS encoding ABC transporter ATP-binding protein → MIELFDIHKSFEGKPVLKGVSLKINQGETLAILGRSGCGKSVTLKIILRLLKQDRGRIVIDGEDTTDYREEQMLFLRKKIGMLFQGSALFDSMNVKENVAYPLREHLKLSEDEISQKVVQALSFVELSGAEQLMPSELSGGMKKRVALARAIVLDPRYMFYDEPTTGLDPLTSRKINDLINKLKDEYKVGSIVVTHEIANAFMVADRFEVIKDGEILFSGTSNELKGSKLKFVQDFIKGGTIENANQ, encoded by the coding sequence ATGATCGAGCTATTTGACATACATAAATCCTTCGAGGGCAAGCCGGTTTTAAAAGGGGTGAGTCTCAAAATCAATCAGGGCGAAACCCTGGCGATACTGGGACGTTCAGGCTGCGGCAAGAGCGTTACCCTGAAGATCATCCTGCGGCTGCTCAAACAGGACCGGGGGCGGATCGTGATTGACGGCGAGGATACCACCGATTACCGCGAGGAGCAGATGCTGTTCTTGCGGAAAAAGATCGGAATGCTTTTCCAGGGCTCGGCCCTGTTCGACTCCATGAACGTCAAGGAGAACGTGGCCTATCCGTTGCGGGAGCACCTTAAACTGAGCGAGGACGAGATCTCCCAAAAAGTGGTCCAGGCCCTCAGTTTTGTGGAGCTTTCCGGCGCCGAGCAGCTGATGCCCTCGGAACTTTCCGGCGGCATGAAGAAACGGGTGGCCCTGGCCCGAGCCATCGTGCTAGATCCGCGCTACATGTTCTACGACGAACCCACCACCGGCCTGGACCCGCTGACCTCGCGCAAGATCAATGACCTGATCAACAAGCTAAAAGACGAGTACAAAGTCGGCTCCATCGTGGTGACCCACGAAATAGCCAATGCCTTTATGGTGGCCGACCGCTTTGAAGTAATCAAGGACGGCGAGATACTTTTCTCCGGAACATCCAACGAACTCAAAGGCTCCAAACTAAAATTCGTCCAGGACTTTATTAAAGGGGGAACGATCGAAAATGCCAATCAATAA
- a CDS encoding ABC transporter permease: MKDYILNTAASTVEALYRFFAFHWEVAKRLARPPYYPTLIWEQMDRVGVDSLPIVVLTSFFTGFVLAFQIGYALMRFGAKLYVGGIVSVSLVRELGPVLISLVFAGRVGAGITAELGSMQVSEQIDAMRALATDPIRKLVLTRFLAAVIMLPILVVVGDLIGILGGMLVSVMNLGLTANFYRTSAVNALVFNDLISGFIKPLIFGGMISIVACYFGLTARGGTKGVGDAVTRTVVVSSVLVFVLDAFITKVLFLLGM; this comes from the coding sequence ATGAAAGATTACATTTTAAATACCGCCGCCTCCACGGTGGAAGCCCTTTACCGTTTTTTTGCCTTCCACTGGGAAGTGGCCAAAAGGCTGGCCCGGCCGCCCTATTACCCCACACTGATCTGGGAACAGATGGACCGGGTGGGGGTGGATTCCCTGCCGATTGTGGTGCTGACCTCGTTTTTCACTGGCTTCGTGCTGGCTTTTCAGATCGGCTACGCCCTGATGCGCTTCGGGGCCAAGCTCTATGTGGGCGGCATCGTCTCGGTTTCGCTGGTGCGCGAGCTGGGGCCGGTGCTGATCTCCCTGGTCTTCGCCGGGCGGGTGGGGGCGGGCATCACCGCCGAGCTGGGCTCGATGCAGGTCTCGGAGCAGATAGACGCCATGCGGGCCCTGGCCACCGATCCCATCCGGAAATTAGTGCTGACCCGGTTTTTGGCGGCGGTGATCATGCTGCCGATATTAGTGGTGGTGGGCGACCTGATCGGGATCCTGGGCGGGATGCTGGTCAGCGTGATGAACCTGGGCTTGACCGCCAACTTTTACCGGACCTCGGCGGTCAATGCGCTGGTTTTCAACGACCTGATCAGCGGATTCATCAAACCCCTGATATTCGGTGGGATGATCTCCATCGTGGCCTGCTATTTTGGCCTGACCGCCCGGGGCGGGACCAAGGGGGTGGGCGATGCGGTAACCCGCACGGTAGTGGTTTCCTCGGTCTTGGTCTTTGTACTGGACGCCTTCATCACCAAGGTGTTGTTCCTGTTGGGAATGTGA